The following proteins are encoded in a genomic region of Thermococcus henrietii:
- a CDS encoding phosphoribosyltransferase, whose protein sequence is MDKVYLTWWQIDRAVFALAEELRKHFMPDVIVGIARGGLIPAVRLSHVLGDVEFKVIDVKFYKGIDERMEKPVITIPLHGSLEGKKVVIVDDVSDTGKTLEVVIEEVKKAGAKEVKVACLSMKPWTKVVPDFYVFRTDKWIVFPWEEFPVVVRE, encoded by the coding sequence ATGGACAAGGTTTACCTGACCTGGTGGCAAATTGATAGGGCCGTCTTCGCGCTCGCCGAAGAACTGAGAAAGCACTTCATGCCCGACGTGATAGTTGGAATCGCGAGGGGCGGGCTTATCCCAGCTGTGAGGCTGAGCCACGTTTTGGGTGATGTGGAGTTCAAGGTCATAGACGTCAAGTTCTACAAGGGCATCGACGAGAGGATGGAGAAGCCAGTGATAACGATTCCCCTTCACGGCTCGCTGGAGGGCAAGAAGGTCGTCATCGTGGATGACGTCAGCGACACCGGAAAGACACTTGAGGTCGTCATCGAGGAGGTCAAGAAGGCAGGGGCGAAGGAGGTTAAGGTCGCCTGTCTCAGCATGAAGCCCTGGACCAAGGTCGTTCCCGACTTCTACGTCTTCCGCACGGACAAGTGGATAGTATTCCCCTGGGAGGAGTTCCCGGTTGTGGTGAGGGAGTGA
- the thpR gene encoding RNA 2',3'-cyclic phosphodiesterase, producing the protein MRAFIAIDVSEEVRDNLLKAQERIGNKSAKIKFVERENFHVTLKFLGEIDEITAEEVKKALAEIARKHKKHRVRVKGIGVFPNPNYVRVIWAGIENDEGIKAIANDVEREMRRLGFKKDKDFVAHITIGRVKFVRDKVELAMALKDLANEDFGEFNVEAIELKKSTPTPKGPIYETVARFELAE; encoded by the coding sequence ATGAGGGCGTTCATAGCGATAGATGTGAGCGAAGAGGTTCGCGACAACCTCCTGAAGGCCCAGGAGAGGATAGGGAACAAGTCGGCGAAGATAAAGTTCGTCGAGCGGGAGAACTTCCACGTGACGCTCAAGTTCCTTGGGGAGATTGACGAGATAACGGCGGAGGAAGTCAAGAAGGCCCTGGCGGAGATAGCGAGGAAGCACAAAAAGCACCGCGTTCGCGTCAAGGGAATCGGCGTCTTCCCGAACCCAAACTACGTGAGGGTTATCTGGGCCGGAATCGAAAACGACGAGGGGATAAAGGCGATAGCGAACGACGTCGAGCGCGAGATGAGAAGGCTCGGCTTCAAGAAGGACAAGGACTTCGTGGCCCACATAACAATCGGGCGCGTCAAGTTCGTCCGCGATAAGGTTGAACTGGCGATGGCGCTCAAAGACCTCGCCAACGAGGACTTCGGCGAGTTCAATGTCGAGGCGATAGAGCTGAAGAAGAGCACGCCGACGCCGAAGGGCCCGATTTACGAGACCGTTGCGAGGTTCGAGCTCGCTGAATGA
- a CDS encoding ATP-binding protein: MEGLAVVQNPWWSDADAIYLDDRVKRALSRKPRLLYRFKPVNKILIGPRQVGKTTYMKLSIAHLIESGVNPRNIMYFSCDLLRDYREIVSIVRSFLRRTSGKAYVFLDEVTFVDGWERAVKFLLDSPLASRMVLQVTGSTSAGLKRESFPGREIKVEEFLPVDFRLVASIYRPKLSGIQLLHGNPTTPKEFYENALELYPYLDDLYGAFDLYLSSGGYPRAIYELLDGEISPETYEMVYNATVLDVVKLGRSERIALSLILGLLRRYGDRVSLNSLAKELEIGSHVTVRDYLELFEELFIGRNYFQVRLHDMTPLFRRERKFYFLDPLVLRTFSRLFGVAVDEPRVVEGVVGEHLSRLFPTYYFYGSKEVDFIAGNLGVEVKWRKSVSSSDFPRVGIKNKILLSKADLDFVESRNLAIIPVPLFLFQLHSASSNLATVS, translated from the coding sequence ATGGAGGGGCTTGCCGTCGTTCAGAACCCCTGGTGGAGTGACGCGGACGCGATTTACCTTGACGATAGGGTTAAACGGGCGCTCTCAAGGAAACCTCGGCTTCTGTATCGATTTAAGCCCGTGAATAAAATCCTGATAGGGCCTAGGCAGGTTGGCAAGACAACTTACATGAAGCTTTCAATAGCCCATCTCATTGAATCCGGTGTTAATCCGAGAAACATCATGTACTTCTCCTGCGACCTCCTGAGGGACTACAGAGAAATCGTCTCCATTGTTCGCTCGTTTCTGAGGAGGACTTCCGGGAAGGCCTACGTTTTTCTCGACGAGGTTACGTTCGTTGATGGCTGGGAGCGGGCGGTTAAGTTTCTCCTAGATTCACCTCTGGCCTCGAGGATGGTCCTTCAGGTTACGGGCTCGACGTCGGCCGGTCTTAAGAGGGAGAGCTTTCCGGGCCGAGAAATCAAAGTTGAGGAGTTCCTCCCTGTAGATTTTAGGCTCGTTGCGTCCATTTATCGACCCAAACTAAGTGGAATCCAACTCCTTCACGGGAATCCCACGACTCCAAAAGAGTTCTACGAAAACGCCCTCGAGCTGTATCCTTACCTCGATGACCTCTACGGAGCGTTTGACCTCTACCTGAGTTCCGGTGGCTATCCCCGTGCAATCTATGAGCTCTTAGATGGTGAAATCTCGCCCGAAACCTATGAGATGGTCTACAATGCAACGGTTCTCGACGTTGTGAAGCTGGGAAGGAGTGAGAGAATTGCTCTCTCGCTCATCCTCGGTCTGCTCAGGCGCTACGGTGACAGGGTGAGCCTCAACTCCCTCGCCAAGGAGCTTGAAATCGGTTCCCACGTGACTGTCAGGGATTATTTGGAGCTCTTTGAGGAGCTCTTCATCGGCAGGAACTACTTCCAGGTGAGGCTCCACGACATGACGCCCCTGTTCAGAAGGGAGCGGAAGTTTTACTTCTTGGACCCCTTGGTACTCAGGACTTTTTCTCGGCTCTTCGGCGTGGCCGTGGACGAGCCAAGGGTCGTTGAGGGTGTCGTGGGTGAACATCTAAGCAGGCTCTTTCCCACTTACTACTTCTACGGCTCGAAGGAGGTTGATTTCATAGCCGGAAACCTTGGGGTTGAGGTAAAATGGAGGAAAAGCGTCTCTTCATCAGACTTTCCAAGGGTTGGCATAAAGAACAAAATCCTGCTTTCAAAGGCCGACCTTGACTTTGTGGAATCCCGGAACCTTGCGATAATTCCCGTCCCGCTGTTCCTCTTCCAGCTTCATTCAGCGAGCTCGAACCTCGCAACGGTCTCGTAA